The DNA sequence caaatatacaattttactcacaaatgtgatgaaaaacattgtatgtcgcacgggcggtactagaattacgaacatcgactcattaaaacccTCTTCAACTTCGAGCTTCTAATAATCTCTTTCGTATTACAATATTTGCCGCCCTTAGgatacaatgtactattacatctttagtgaaattttacataattggTATTAGTAATCCGGctcattttaattataatgattataataCTTACCTAATGCTTCTAGAAAACTATTAAAAGTATCCACATTGCGTATCATACTAGCAATATATACTTCAAGCAAatcatttttatcaaaaaaactttttataacaTTACATAGGGGTTGTAAAATCGAAGGATCATATACTATGTCAGCACCAATAAGAATATCAGgcactaaattatttttaaggtcTTCTGCATCATTCCAATCTAACATCATAACATCTGTAAATAAACAAGACAgcaatttattcaattatttgatacttgctgcatagagaaaagcattACAGAAAGAGACGGATATAAAGATATTTCAAAAAACCAATTTTCAACcaaattcatttttttcttcgctaaacattgtctttgtatctatatttttataataatatacaggatatggcaaattcaacagttgtcaaataccatattgaTGGAAGTGTCTTATCGGTTAATTAAGTCCTTTTTGTTAAATCatcagaaataaaaaagttacctaTATTTGACACAGCATCTGGTTGAGCATCATCactgttatttaatttaggaaaattGATTTCAATGTTTCTCTTAATAGTTTTCAATACATCATTGTGACAGTCTGTTAACACAATTGATTCAAGGTTACATTCTTTAGCAATAGTGATGCCAGTGAATCCTACACCGGAACCAAGTTCAACCACTTTTTTATGAGCAAAGACATCTTTGTTACTAAGAGCCCAATCAGCTAACGTCAATGCTgcctgaaaattttaaaaaaatactgataatAATAACTTAGAAATACTTTTGTCTCATCAAATAGGTATTCTGTTTCGAACTTCTTTCACTTGatgaataaaattgtaatagACCTACTATTTATGTTACCTCCCAGGTTCGCATTCCAGTGGTCCCGTTGACAACCATATTATTTGTTTCCATAATTGTTATAATATTGCGAGTATCATTATTAAGAACGTAATGACGATGACAAAAAGTGTTTAAGCTTTCTTTGTTCATTAGAAAACACAGAAAAGTATAAAAATCATCATGAATTTCGTGGTAAGATTTGATGCAATCAATTAGTTTCTTAAAGAAAAGTTTGGAAAACTCATTGTTAACAGgataattttgtaataattgaTTATGGATAGTTGCATTCACAAACGCTTGTTGATTGTCCCAACACATTACTTTTGCTTCTTCAGGCTGGAATATAATGAAAatcaataaagtaaatattcaTCAATTTCAATGATAACTATTAAAACTTTTACTTACTTCTAAATGAAAAGCTAAAGATCCTTTTAAATAGCATTTCACCAAATCAAGGAcaactttatttgttttatctaCCAAAGACATTTTAAGTACTACAAACAAAGACAGGCTCAActacaataattttaatttattcgcACTCGCAGACTTTGCATATGGTCTATTTCTAAAACCTAGATATACTAGTACTagtcgggtgacactctttcccggcccggataataccgggattgaaataccgaccctgtttttcgtctacacacccatagaagctcctgtcagtttctatgggcgagtaTACTAAAAACAGAGCCGGTAtatccatgtcggtgttatccgaaccgggaaagagtgtcacccctgTAGTCTTtgctatggtctgtcccagaattcgagatactaaaatgacagtctgaaatgtcaaacgtaaaaataatgtggccagcataaaaggaacagtgctgctccgtgatttcggtttcgtaaataaccgataaaatgtttattttacgatagcaaaaataacattaatgcattcaatattctactttccattttactttatcatacgataaagtgataaaatctaagcacaggtaaaatacagtgttcatcacttagtgccaacgtaaaaaataatacagaggctatacaaaacttgaaaaacgaagttcgtatggcaccgtccctttcactcgcgtattgaatgagataagcgtcagcggaatggcaacatacgaagttcgagttttgcatttcgtagtcagggccagcagggctactacgaattcgaaaatcgaagttcgtgtcgttccgtccttctgacactactatttaatttaatacgtaagtgagagggacgttacggtac is a window from the Choristoneura fumiferana chromosome 13, NRCan_CFum_1, whole genome shotgun sequence genome containing:
- the LOC141434334 gene encoding protein-lysine N-methyltransferase EEF2KMT-like, with the translated sequence METNNMVVNGTTGMRTWEAALTLADWALSNKDVFAHKKVVELGSGVGFTGITIAKECNLESIVLTDCHNDVLKTIKRNIEINFPKLNNSDDAQPDAVSNIDVMMLDWNDAEDLKNNLVPDILIGADIVYDPSILQPLCNVIKSFFDKNDLLEVYIASMIRNVDTFNSFLEALEYNEFKYFKLAQENCVFIEWDDNNKQRCTLKIIKNK